From the Drechmeria coniospora strain ARSEF 6962 chromosome 02, whole genome shotgun sequence genome, the window TCATCGAGAACCAATATCACTACCAGAAGGAGAACGACAAGACGGTCGGCCTCGTCTACGACGCCAGCAAGAGCTCGCAGGGAAACCTGACGTTCAGGGCATTCCGGCTCACGCCCAGCTTCATGGCCGCCTACAAGGAGGGCAAGTTCACGACCGAGATGTGAGTCGAGCCGAACGGGGGGGACCTGCGCTGTTCGAGCCTGGCGCTAACCTGGCCAGCCTCAAAACCACCAAACTGACTTTCCGGGACAttctcgtcgagctgcccATCACCGTCCACAACTCGCATCTGCTCACCTCCTTCCTGCACCAACTTCCCTACCCGCCCTCGAAGGAGGAGATTGAGGAGCCGAACTCGATCGCCGAGCTGAAACAATCCATCGTCCAACCGCCGCTGTACCCGTCCATCGACAGCCTTGACGTGTCCATCGATCCTTTCCTCGAGAAGACGTgcgacctcctcctcgagagCATCGAGTCCCACTACACGGACCTCAACAACTTCCAGTTCTACCAGAGGCAGCTTGGCCGTGAGCAGGCCAAGATTACGCAATGGCAGACGAAGCGAAAGGCCGAGAACGCGCTGCGCGCCGTGGCCAAGCAGCCTCTgctgcccgacgacgagtggCAGCGACTGTTCAAGCTGCCGCAGGAGCCCAGCCGGCTCGAGGGCATGCTCAACGCGAAGCAGGTGCAGCAGTACAGCAAGCAGGTCGACGGCTTCACCGCCAACGTCACGGCCAAGATGTTTGCCGTGCGGGAGAACCTCCTGCCTCAgtagcggcggcgaggaggcggcatTATGAACAAGCGCGCGGGAATCAGGCACCAGCTGGCAGGTTGCATTGACGGCGTTCCGGACAGGGAGGTATTTAGTGAAATACTTGTCTACATTTGGCGACAAGAGGCAGTGTATGCATATATAGTTTTTGatgaccccccccccccccatgtTGTGCCCCTCGGCATTCCGCCTCGAGGCATGCACGCATGCATGCGCGCCGTGCTCCCCGTCCCTCACGATGCTATTTTCGTTGTCGTGTTTTCTGCCTCGGGCACACCACGAACAGACGAGCGGGAAGATGTCAAGCGGCCAGCAAGGGGGTTCCattgcacggagcacagtacttatgAGAGACACGATGCGGAGAGTGCCAATCATGGCTGGCACCACCGACTCCCTCACAGCACCCGTCAACTTCTGACTCAGAATCCAGCCTCGAGACTGCAAGGGCGGCCGCGTCATCCAATAGACGGCAAGACTTGATCCACGCGGCTTacatgatgatgatggcatGGCGGGCCGAAGCCAATCATCCATTCTTTCATGCCGTGCTGGGCGGTGCGAGGACATGTAATACCGTGTACGTGGACGGGGCCGGTTGTCAAACTTTGTTTCTGGCCCCGTCTGCCTCTGTCCAGGGCAACAGAAGTGCTGAGGAACCAATTGGTGGGTTTCTCGGCAGAACCCGTTATCCCGAGTGGCCGAACGCCCTGAACACCCTGTTGGCtgtcaagtactgtaagtactgcactgtaagcactgcactgtaagtacggcaCTGTAAGCActacactgcaagtacggcactgtaagcactgcactgtaagtacggcaCTGTaagcactgcactgtaagtactgcactgttagcactgtactgtaagcactgcactgtaagcactgcactgtaagcACTGCACggtaagcactgtactgcaagtactgtactgcactgcaagtacgttgACCCGAGAAAAGCCTAGGCGACGAAGCCCCCGCTTTCCAACAGCAAAATTTGCCCCGCAGAAGCTTCAGCAGCTTTCACCGCCCAACCCCTCCTGGTCCAATTGCCTactccccctcctcccccttgCATTTCTTCGAACAGCTACTTCAACCCGTCCTTCCTCCCGTCCATCTTCCCAAACTCTCTCCCCTCTCACCGCATCCATCCTAAAGCCAATTTCCCCTACACACAACCCTCAACATGTCTGCCCCCGCCCAGAAGTTCAAGGTCGCCGACCTCTCTCTCGCCGCCTTTGGCCGCAAGGAgatcgagctcgccgagaacGAGATGCCCGGCCTCATGGCTACCCGCAAGAAGTACGCCGCCGACCAGCCTCTCAAGGGTGCCCGCATCGCCGGTTGCCTGCACATGACGATCCAGACGGCCGTCCTCATCGAGACCCTCACGGCCCTCGGTGCCGAGGTGACGTGGACCAGCTGCAACATCTTCAGCACCCAGgaccacgccgccgccgccatcgccgccgccggcgtgcccGTCTTCGCCTGGAAGGgcgagacggaggaggagtaCAACTGGTGCTTGGAGCAGCAGCTCCTCGCCTTCAAGGACAACAAGAAGCTGAACCtgatcctcgacgacggcggtgaccTGACGCAGCTCGTCCACTCCAAGTACCCCGACATGCTCAAGGACTGCTTCGGCGTCTCCGAGGAGACCACGACGGGCGTCCACCACCTGTACCGCATGCTCAAGGACAAGAAGCTCCTCGTGCCCGCCATCAACGTCAACGACTCGGTCACCAAGTCCAAGTTCGACAACCTCTACGGCTGCCGCGAGTCGctcatcgacggcatcaAGCGTGCCACGGACGTGATGATTGCCGGcaaggtcgccgtcgtcgccggcttcggtGACGTCGGCAAGGGCTGCGCCATGGCTCTGCACGGCATGGGTGCCCGCGTCATCGTGACCGAGATCGACCCCATCAACGCCCTGcaggccgccatggccggctACCAGGTCATCCCGAtggagaaggcggccaagattGGCCAGATCTTCGTCACCACCACGGGCTGCCGTGACATCCTGACGGGCGTTCACTTCGAGGCCATGCCCAacgacgccatcgtctgcAGTAAGGAGCTCGTCCCCTGCGcttccctcgtcggccgctaACCTCGATAGACATTGGTCACTTTGACATTGAGATTGACGTTGCCTGGCTGAAGAAGAATGCCAAGTCCGTCCAGAACATCAAGCCTCAGGTGGACCGCTTCCTGATGCCCTCTGGCCGTCACatcatcctcctcgccgagggccgcCTGGTCAACCTCGGCTGCGCCACCGGCCACTCTTCCTTTGTCATGTCCTGCTCCTTCACCAACCAGGTCCTGGCCCAGATCATGCTGTTCAAGGCCAACGACCAGGCTTGGGGTAAGAAGTACGTCGAGTTCGCCAAGACGGAGAAGCTCCAGGTTGGCGTCTACGTCCTGCCCAagatcctcgacgaggaggtcgcCCGCCTGCACCTGGATCACTGCCAGGCCGAGCTGAGCACCCTCACACCCGTCCAGGCCGAGTACCTCGGTCTCACCAAGGAGGGTCCCTACAAGGCTGAGATCTACCGCTACTAATCTTGCCCCTCACGCATCGGCCCTTTGACGGGGCCTGGGGCGACGTCCTGCGGCCAAGGGCGAACGAGCGATGCAACGGGTGGGAAATTGAGTAGCATCCGGGCTCGTCAATGTAGGCAACTGGGTTTTTATATTGCTTGATTTTCGTCTTTCACGCAGCGCTGTCGAAACGGACGGGGACTTCTCTCGCTGGGCAAGGAAAGCGAAAAAAACACTGCTTTTTCAACAAAATGGCGTTGGTTTTTGCTCAACATGATCTCATTCAACGAGATATGAAAATGACATGACGGATGAAGACGGACGGGGCAGTCTCGAGGCGCTTGCCATGCACGGGCACGCGTCAACCGCGGCCCGGGAAGTGTGCGGCCgactatagtataatagaTATGTTCTGACTCAAGAACCGTTGACGTTCTTCGGCCGACTTGCTCCTTCATCGCTGCCTCGTGACCGGCCACCCGCTTCCCTCAGGGCATATCTTTTTGCTCGGGCACGATGCTTCTTAGCCTCGCCTCCGTGACAGCCAAGCGCACGTTGCTGATGGCCCACTCCTCCATCTTTGTCTGCGTCTCGACGGTCCAAGTTCCCATGtgagggacgaggaggacgttCTCGTTGGACATGAGCCCTGGGTGGATGTCGGGCTCTTCTTCGTAGacatcgaggccgacggtggcgacgcgGCCCGAGGCcagagcgtcgacgagggcagcctcgtccatgacggCACCGCGAGCCGtgttgacgatgacgatgccgggcTTCATGAGGGCAAACTGGGGCGCGGATATCGTATGGCGGGTTTGTGGCTGTACATGGAGAAAAAGTCACTTCTGCATCGCACGTACTTGGGCCACGAGGTGAGGCCCAAGGTGATGGGGACGATTGCTGGGACGGAAACTCACGTTCAGGGGCAGGTTGAGGCTGAGAACATCGCTCTCCGAGAGGAGAGTCTCGAAGCTGACGTActcggcgtcgccctcgaggtCTGGACAAAGGCGTGAACGATTGTGATAACGAATTTTCATGCCGAAAGCACGGGCCTTGGCGGCAAGGTtgcggccgatgccgcccatgccgaggatgccgagaaCCTTGCCCTGGGGGTCGTGGCCGAGGCTGGGGAGGGTCTTGCCGCGCCAGTCGCCTGCTCGGAGCGCGTTCATGGAGATTGGCAGGTTGCGCATGGCGCCGATGAGGAGCCAGATGTTTATGTCGGCGGTGGCGTCATCGACAGCCGTGGGGGTGTTGGAGACGCGCACATTGCGTTTGGTGCAGGCTGGGATGTCAACCTGATCGTAGCCAGCACCTGGACagcgagctcctcgtcagCACGACCTCTGCGCTTTACCTTGTGCTCATCGCCCGCCCTGCAGCATGAGGGTGCTACGGATCAGGTGGAGGCTCACCGTTGTGGCAGAGAAAGCGGAGGCTCTTGGGGAGGAcgtcgagaagctcgtcgtcgatcctACCCGTCACGCTGACCGAGCCAAAGGTGCGGtaggcgacggtgacgccgtCAAAAATGCCGGATCTGCATTCGGCAAGGAATTGCTGGCGGTCGGTGGCCTTGGGCTCGAGAACGTGGGCGATGTCGGCAATGGTCGCCCAGGCTTCCTGTGCACTGCATGGCAATGTTGGCCCAACGGCTGCTACAGCGGATCAGGCCGTGGGCCATGGCAGCCATGACAACACTCCGActtgccgaggaggacaCGTACTGTTCGATCTTGCCAAGCAGCAGGACCTTGGGTTTGTCGGCCAtcctcgtggccgtcggAGTGGCTCTGTTTTGTGCCGGCTTGTGGTGTAGGAATCCAATCTCGCAGATCAGAGGCCGAGGTGAGCGACTTCGATGGATGAAGCAGTTGGGTGAGGCAAACTATCTTTTCAGAAGCCTCCAGAGGTCGAATGATTCTTCTGCGACTCAAAGGCTTGCTTGCGTTGGAAACacagcctcgccgacgcaAGTACTCGTGGAGCTCGACACGATGGTGGGGTTGCTGGTCGAGTCAGAGTGGGGGTGGAAGAAGGGGGGATTTCATGGATGCATCATGCATGTCCCGATCACGGCTTCGCTCGCCCAACGATGGTCCCTTTTCGGCACAGGCATAAATAATTGTGAAATATCCACCACCTTGCAGCGTACTTTGTATTCTGTATTGCATCAGCCGGCACACGAGTTCTTGTGAAGAGCTGTCCTGTATTGGTAAATATGCCGCTGCAGAGCCATCTGACCTGCAACGTCGTCAATTGTGATGCTCGTCCAAATACCAAACGTGCACAGCACACGGGCACCGCAGACTGCGGCTAGAACAAGTCCAGTATATTCGGATGAAACGGCAAGTGCCTAGATGCAGTAGAAATCTCCGTCTTCCCCCCTAGCATCCTTCCCGGGCAACTACATGAGCAGCCTCCAGGCACCGAGCATGAGGGCGGCAAAACCGGTGCACACGCCCATCAACCACTGAAGCGTCTGGAACTTGACCTGCTCGAGCTTCTCCCGCAGAGCCGCCACCTCCTGCTCAATCTTGGTCTCCGTCTCCTTGATCATGAGCTcttggccgacggcctcctcACGGATCCGGCCCTTTTCGAGGTTGAGGTCGAGCCGGACGCTGGCCTGGGTGCGACTGATCTCGTCACGCAACCGGCTGCTCAGCTTGGCGATGTCGTTGGTCAGGCGTTCGTGGGCGCTGCGCGTCGTGTTGGACTCGGTGCTGTCGGCCGAGAGCAGCTCGGAGCGGAGCTTGGCGAAGTCGACCTTTTGCGTGTAcgtggccttggccgcgtccTCGCGCAGGACCATGGTGCGCGTGAGGTTCTGGATGCTACGGCCCAACCGCCGTGAGCGCTCCCGATTTTTGACCGGCACGAGGCAAGGGGTGCTGCCGTCTTACCTCTCTTCGATGACGTCGTTCAGAACGACCATCATGGCGACGGACTGGTCCTCGGTGAAGCCCTCACTCTGCAGTCGCTTGACAAACTTGAGCGTGTCAAAGTGGTGATCGCGCTGCCGCAGAGCCGTCACGTGAAACGCTCGACGGATAATCGGACTCTGGCCGGCGGCTTGTCGCATCATGAGAGCCGTGCCGCGGTAGAAGGGATGCGGCTTGGCTCGCAGGGCGGCCAGCGGTGGCGAGGGAGCACTCCAGCTCAGTCGAGGCAACAAGAATCGCGGCACCGACTCGGCGGCTGCGAGGGCCAAAGATGCCATGATGAGGGAGCGAAGAGCTGGTGCGATGGAATTTTTCGACCTTGGTTTGCTCTGCTGTGTTGAAGGGGCCAAAGAGAGACGCCGCAGCTTCAACGAATTGCCCGTCTGTCGTTGCTTTGGTGTTGGagcgtgtaagtactgcaatgAAGCATACACGTGGGAGGGGCAATGGAGGGTCAGGCAAGGGTCGGGCAATTATtattgcagtacggagcactccgtcctggtactccgtcctggtactccgtactgtactccgtactgtaacGTGATCCGGAAATATTCCtctgtattaattactgcagCTATCCTGGCTCATGTCGATAACGTAAGCAAGGCGTGGCCACCACGGCTCCAGGTTCTTAACCTTTCCCCTCCATTGATGGATAGTTTCAAGAATATCTACAAATAGATGCTACCAGGAGCGTCCACTGCGAGCAGTATTGTTGCCAGGTTACAAGTAGGGGCCGCAATAGTAAACCTACAAGTCACCGCCATTTCACAGTTTCTATATCCAGGGGTCCTACACACCCCTCTGCATCTCGCCACGTTTTCGCCAGTTCGCAATGCTGCGAAATCGATTCTGCCACAGATGCTCCGTAGCGAGCCACCTTGTTGAAGTTGATGCTACACGTGAAAAGTACACTTGCAAAGTAATGTACCTACTGAGCGTACTGATGTaatgtgcatgtaatacAGGTATGTATgtcctgtaagtacagtactttgtagGGAGTCCTTCATTAcaggtacgtacctagtaggtacacTTATGTGATGTCGACACCAACTTGTAGttgcatactccgtaatactccgtccAAACAtaccaagtacaagaacacctaggtactagaggTACTGGAAAGTAAGCACAGAGGTacatactgtagttgtaagcaTCTggtattacaagtactttagtactgtacagtgttTTACTTGGAAACACAGCAGTACTGGCAAGGTTACAATtacaatactgtactgtatggtgtaagtactccgtacagagtgagtactgcacttacatgtacagtagatgtacagtactgtactccgtactggccGTTGACAGCCTTGGTGGAGCTTGCGAGTCAGAAATGCGCTGAACCCCCTACCGCCTGAAACGCAGCCGGgctagtattactgtaagagtacacctacagtacacctaagtacagtactaggtacttacatacggagtacaactactgtactccgtactgtactccgtccagtAGTCTGTAGATGCAGGCAGGCGGGTCTGGGAACGCCGTTGTAGCAGAACGGGTCCACCCCGCTATGCCCGTACCAAGGAAAGCTACCTACCTATACGGatagtacaagtagtatttgtaagtacttgtactccgcactccgtacaacgaACAGAGTACATCGAACTTAATTCACAAGTACAAGAGCTTAACAAGTGCAGGATGCTGTCCTGGTACTACGGTATACAAGTAAGCATACTGCAAATCATACAGCGTACTGGGAATCGGATGGAGAAGTGCAAGGATTGAAAGTGGCTCAGTGTCAGAAGGATTTCTGTAAAGTAAGTAGGCCATGGAACGCGCGATGCGCACTCGTACTCGGATACGACGACGTTAAACCCACcgacgtacttgcatgtacttctacttactgtaattatgtactccgcaaactaagtacagtaatacttattCCCGACACACTGTTGGCTGCGTCTCATGAGGACCAGAATGGGACTCAAACTCTTCATGTACCAAGCTTCCAAGGCCTGCTGTACAATCTGCCCTTGAATTTGAATCCTTTTCGTTTCCTCGGTGACTTTACTTCTCTCTTACTCCCGTGCTCGTGCCAAATTCCGAATCCAGTTCACCAACGCCTGCCGGATTCTCCATCCATGGGCAGAGCTCAGTGCGAGTAAAAGAATGCTCGTGTACTGTATTTCGCAAGTTGGCCTGGCTTGGACGCTCCAAGGGTCGCGTTCGTAGCCGTAGAGCGTACAGCACATCAACGTGCCTGCCTTACGCCCTGTCCATTGCAGCCTGTATGAATGAATCATGACCTGAATGTACATTGAGTGACCGTTCGTGTCAAGCAAGGATAGGACGTTCCAACGCGAACCCATAGCCCCTCTAACCACTTGTATTCCTAGTTCATGAACCAACAgactgcaagcaagtacaaccactCCTACTTACAAGCTCCGCATTCAATGCCCCGCCGGATCATTTGCCGGCCCACCTTCTGTACTCCAAGGCCAGCCAAGAAACGGCCATCGCAGAAAAGTTTTCGACGTTAATAGGCCACTGCAGGCTTCAAACTATTTTCAATCCGAGTCTTCCGCGTGCCATCACGCAAAGGCATCGCATCTTTGGCAAGAAACCCCAGCTGAGACGCTGAACTGCTCGGTCAATTTTTCCGACCAACCCccacgtcctcgtcgcaCAAGATGTGTGGTGTCTCGGCCATATTGGTATGTTCGCGCTGTCCGCTGCCAtgcccctcccccgcccTGACCCATGTCCCGGAGGACGCCATGTGCCGATGGACGCAAGTGCCGACAGACGGCAACGCGGATGCAATGGTAGCATGCTAACTGCCCTGGCAGCTCGGCGATTCCAAAGCCACCTCGGCAGCCGTCGACCTGCACGAGTCCCTATATTATCTTCAACATGTATGTCACCGGACCCTCCAACCAACCCGCACCGCCAACTCGACGCACGAAGCCAGCTCGCATCCATCCTCGGCTGCATGGGACGAAAGCTGACGCTCGGAACAGCGCGGACAGGATGCGGCGGGCATCGCCGTTTGCCAGGGCGGCCGCGTGCACATGTGCAAAGGCAATGGCATGGCCAGCAAGGTGTTTGACGAGGGCAGAcgcgtgacgacggcgacgatgcccggCTTCATGGGGTATGGCGACCTTGGTTGGCGGCCAGCAAGAATATCCTCGTCGGAAGCATGAGGAATGAGGAATGAGGCTGATCATGTGCTGCAGCATCTCTCACGTGAGATATCCGACGGCAGGCACATCATCGGCGTAGGTCGTGCCCCGACCACTCGAGGCtcccgccggcgacgaccccTACTAACGGCACCTTGATGCTGCAGGTCGGAGGCGCAGCCGTTTTACGTCAATTCCCCGTATGGCCTGTCCATGAGTGTCAACGGAAATCTCGTCAATACGCCGAATCTTGTCCGATTCCTCGATCACGAGGCTCGACGCCACGTAAACAccgactcggactcggaACTACTGTGGGCCGATCCGTCTTCGAGATTTCGCCTCGGTGCTCTCCCTAACGTCTACTCTCCAGACTCAATGTTTTCGCCCATGCTCTCAGCGAACTCGGCAAATCCCGAGCCAACGTGGAGGATGTCTTCACCGCACTGCGCGAGGTGTATGCAAGATGCCATGGTGCCTTTGCCTGCGTGGGAATGCTTGCCGGCTTTGGCATCTTAGGTTTCCGGTATACCTTGGCTCCGGCCCCCTGCAAAACGTCTCGAGTTACCTATACTTATCCATCGGCAGCGACGAGAACGGCATCCGGCCCCTCTGCCTCGGCTCACGTCCGTCCGAAACGGTCGAGGGCGCCATGGA encodes:
- a CDS encoding glyoxylate reductase, which encodes MADKPKVLLLGKIEHAQEAWATIADIAHVLEPKATDRQQFLAECRSGIFDGVTVAYRTFGSVSVTGRIDDELLDVLPKSLRFLCHNGAGYDQVDIPACTKRNVRVSNTPTAVDDATADINIWLLIGAMRNLPISMNALRAGDWRGKTLPSLGHDPQGKVLGILGMGGIGRNLAAKARAFGMKIRYHNRSRLCPDLEGDAEYVSFETLLSESDVLSLNLPLNPQTRHTISAPQFALMKPGIVIVNTARGAVMDEAALVDALASGRVATVGLDVYEEEPDIHPGLMSNENVLLVPHMGTWTVETQTKMEEWAISNVRLAVTEARLRSIVPEQKDMP
- a CDS encoding Protein FMP32, mitochondrial encodes the protein MASLALAAAESVPRFLLPRLSWSAPSPPLAALRAKPHPFYRGTALMMRQAAGQSPIIRRAFHVTALRQRDHHFDTLKFVKRLQSEGFTEDQSVAMMVVLNDVIEESIQNLTRTMVLREDAAKATYTQKVDFAKLRSELLSADSTESNTTRSAHERLTNDIAKLSSRLRDEISRTQASVRLDLNLEKGRIREEAVGQELMIKETETKIEQEVAALREKLEQVKFQTLQWLMGVCTGFAALMLGAWRLLM